The Montipora capricornis isolate CH-2021 chromosome 3, ASM3666992v2, whole genome shotgun sequence genome window below encodes:
- the LOC138041537 gene encoding beta-1,4-galactosyltransferase galt-1-like, producing the protein MHRMIRKVSHYRRRWCLLVFTVASTVFILSLHFELDAVQGIQSQAGIAVLQESSRQGDASSMIIKPTDEEKRSLPSSLINKVHAGGGKHRQLRCAEPQPVKSRFRQLSKGILVFSVWYDNRKPERFIRILLLLSRKNPLPLLTCKFQSASKQTILASETVFYEHNENHHQRYGGFIVSCVVPQELERIPCSINVSITSASKTQNVKNNSLAFPVGLTDRPRSPNSWKYGICIPPVHGDISMDKIVEFIELTKILGASHFTFYDLAMTERVRNVLSHYEKKGLVSVLEWNLPVYIGNNLHYHGQVLSIMDCLYRSMRDLRFVAFHDLDEFIVPLRHDNMNSLLQEIHKDQHCGHCFESVVFDPSTNHESTKISPLITQRIFYRTSQVIRYWTKCVVDPHRIFEQGIHHISKALEEYYDADKVDWNIARVFHYRQCQDSRAEMQLTCSNSFEVDKTMRKFGDQLMLNFQIALNDSDAKRKF; encoded by the coding sequence ATGCATAGGATGATTCGGAAAGTCTCTCATTACAGGCGAAGATGGTGTTTATTAGTCTTCACTGTGGCTTCAACTGTGTTCATTCTATCGCTGCATTTTGAGCTTGATGCAGTTCAGGGAATTCAATCGCAGGCGGGCATTGCTGTTCTTCAGGAGAGTTCTCGTCAAGGTGACGCCTCGTCAATGATTATTAAACCAACAGATGAGGAGAAAAGAAGTTTACCATCAAGCttgataaataaagttcatgcAGGAGGCGGAAAGCATCGACAATTGCGTTGCGCTGAACCGCAGCCGGTAAAGTCAAGATTTCGTCAGCTTAGCAAGGGAATTCTGGTGTTCTCGGTTTGGTATGACAATCGAAAACCGGAGCGTTTTATCCgaattttgctgttgttgtcaAGGAAAAATCCTCTTCCCTTACTTACTTGTAAATTCCAAAGCGCATCAAAACAAACGATTTTGGCAAGCGAAACTGTCTTCTATGAACACAACGAAAACCATCACCAAAGATACGGGGGCTTTATAGTTTCGTGTGTCGTTCCACAAGAGCTCGAAAGAATACCTTGTTCGATAAATGTTTCAATTACATCAGCCTCAAAGAcacaaaatgtgaaaaataacTCCTTGGCCTTTCCAGTGGGTCTCACTGACCGTCCGAGGAGTCCAAACAGCTGGAAATATGGAATTTGCATACCTCCCGTGCATGGTGACATATCAATGGACAAAATTGTAGAGTTTATAGAGCTTACGAAGATTTTAGGAGCCTCACACTTCACGTTTTATGATCTCGCAATGACTGAAAGAGTGCGTAACGTCTTGAGCCATTACGAAAAGAAGGGGTTGGTTAGCGTTCTCGAGTGGAATTTACCGGTGTATATTGGCAATAACTTGCACTACCATGGCCAAGTTTTGTCTATCATGGATTGCTTGTATCGTTCAATGAGAGACCTGCGCTTTGTGGCTTTTCATGACTTGGATGAGTTTATTGTTCCTTTGCGACATGATAACATGAACTCTCTGCTGCAGGAAATCCACAAAGATCAACATTGTGGGCATTGCTTCGAAAGCGTGGTCTTTGACCCATCGACGAATCACGAATCAACCAAGATCTCTCCATTGATAACACAGCGCATATTTTATAGAACAAGTCAAGTGATTCGATATTGGACCAAATGTGTGGTAGACCCTCATAGGATTTTCGAACAAGGAATACATCACATTAGCAAAGCCCTCGAGGAATATTATGATGCTGATAAAGTGGACTGGAATATTGCTCGCGTTTTTCATTACAGACAATGTCAGGATTCTCGTGCAGAGATGCAGCTAACATGCTCCAACAGTTTTGAAGTCGATAAAACTATGCGGAAATTTGGGGATCAACTAATGCTTAATTTTCAGATTGCATTAAACGATTCGGACGCCAAGCGGAAATTTTGA